ACGAAACATTCTTTAAACCCCATTATAGACAAAACATACTCTTTACCCGAAGCTATTCTAGCCTTCAATAGAATGAATGAGGGAGAACAATTCGGGAATATCGCGTTACTGATTGAATAAGCTTACTATTCCTTTCAGAGCTCACTTTTTTAAGTGAGCTTCTTTATTTCCGATAATAATGGTTATGTTAACTACGTTTATGTATGATAACCATAAGTTTTTATTGAGACTTTGATATATAATTAAGTACAAAAAAGAATTATTTTAGGAAGAGGAACATGTGTGAAACGCAGTCAATTATTGTTTTTATCATTAGTTAGTAGTTTATTAGTTATTTTAACATCACTTTTCCAATGGGATTTAGTTGATCTTATAACGGAATTTTTAATGTTGCCTATTTGGTTAGGTGTATATGCCTCCTTTATCATTATGACCGGGTGGGCACTGGTTCATCTTTTTAAACATAAATATTGGAAACCTTTTATTATCCAACTTATAACCATTTTAATAGGGTTTTTCTTTCCCTTCAATCAAGTTAATCTGGATATGAACTTCAAAATCCATCAGGATAAAAGGGAAGAGGTGGCAGCTAAAATAGTATATTTTTTGTGAACTTATTCTTATGTTGAAAGGGAGAATATAAATGATAAAAAAAATGGAACACGTAGCTATTATTGTTACAGATATGGATGAGACTATTCAATACTACTCAGATATGTTTGGTTTTAAGGTTCGCCTTCGAGGATCTTCAAAAACAAGAGAGATGGCATTTTTGTACCTGGAGGAACAGCCTAGTGTAGAGATTGAACTAATTCGAGATATTAATCCTATTAGTGACTATAATAAAAGTGGTATTGTTAACCATCTTGCTTTTACAGTAAAGGATATTAACGAAGCAATTAACTATTATAAGAAAAAGGGAATTAAATTTTTATCTCCTGAACCACAACCAACACTGGAAGGCGGCCGTATGATTTTATTCTATGGACCTAGTGATGAACTCTTACAATTGGTAGAACGAGTAAAACTATAAATAAAACAGAACAATTAGACGAAACTACTCAAGATGCAATAGAGCATCAGCTGAACATCTATATTTAAAAAACAGAAAAAACTACCTTCCGTTCATGTGTGAACAAGGGTTCACAGCTAAGAGTGATTTCTTCATTATGCAGCTTTTTATACATCCTTGACATAACAACATTCAGTGGATGGGTGAATGAAGAGAAGATGTATAAAAACTACATCTTTTATACATATGCGACCTCTATCTAAAAGGGTCTTATTTTCAAAAAATATGTTATAATTTGTTTACTGATATTTCTACCTTATGAAAAACATTAGCTGTAAAAAGCAACCTCGCTTGCCAATTGTCGAGGTTGCTTTTTATTTTGTTAACGATAATAAGACAAGCATAAACTAAAATTTCCGATTTTAGTTAATATATATTACCTAAAGCTGGAACACTACTAACAGTTCTTTGTTGTTTCCAAAATGCTTATTAAACGCTGCTTTCCTTGTTCAGCTGTAGAAATCATCTCATCAAATAATTCTTGAACCGTAGGAACATCATTAATTAGTCCGATAACCTGTCCAGCCCAACCAAATCCCTCTCCTTCATTCCCATTGTAAATATATTTGCAGTTTGCCTTACCACTCACCATATCTTTTAAATCTTCATAAGTTGCCCCTTTGTGTTCACGTTCAATAATATCGCTAGTATATTTTGATTCTAAAACACGCCCAGGAGTCCCTAAAGTTTTCTTAATAATGACTGTGTCTGTCTCTTTTCCCTTCACAAGTGCTTCTTTGTATACAGGGTTTGCATGTACACACTCTTGCGTAGCAATAAATCTTGTTCCCATTTCTACCCCTTCTGCTCCAAGGGCAAAGGCTGCTAATAAGCCTCTCCCATCTCCAATACCGCCACTAGCTAGTACAGGAATTGACACGGATTCAACTACACGAGGAATAAGGACCATTGTGCCAATATCATCGCGTCCTAGGTGGCCGCCTCCTTCTTGTCCCACTGCCATTATAGCATCAGCACCAAGCTCCTCAGCTTTTTGAGCTTGTCTAACCCCTGAAACGAGCACAAGAGTTTTAATGTTCTCTCCTTTTATTCGTTCAAAAACAGGCTGAGGATTCCCTCCCGTTATAGAAATAGCCGGTACTTTCTCCTTGATAGCCACTTCAAGCAAGTCCTTATATTTCCCATCATGTCTTGCAATCGCAAAGTTTACCCCAAATGGCTTATCGGTCATGGTACGTACTTTACGAATTTCTTCTCGAAGCTTTTCTGGAGTTCCTAGAGTCGCAGCTGTAATTTGCCCAAGTCCACCAGCATTGGAGACAGCTGAAGCTAATTCAGCATAAGCTAAATAGGCTAATCCTCCTTGAATAATCGGATATTGAATTCCAAAGATTTCAGTTATTCTTGTTTTCATAAGTTTACTTCTCCTTTGTTAAATGACAGCTTATTTTGATCATTTTATGTATCTCTTTTTCGGGTACAGTACTGTCTAAAATAATAGAATTTTAATGTTCTTTATTAAGGTCCTTTTATATTTCTATAATGGGAATTATAAATATTGAAAAATGTATGGAATACCTAATATAGAAGAAGGGGAACTATTGCCTTTGTTCAACCTTTTCTTCTATAGGTGCGGGAATATATCTGTGAGTATTAGTAAGATCAGTATAAATAGAAAATAGTAAAACGCTGAACCAAATAACACTAGTTAAAAGGAATATATATTTAGTGATATTCTTTCATGTTTTAGAT
This sequence is a window from Priestia aryabhattai. Protein-coding genes within it:
- a CDS encoding VOC family protein — encoded protein: MEHVAIIVTDMDETIQYYSDMFGFKVRLRGSSKTREMAFLYLEEQPSVEIELIRDINPISDYNKSGIVNHLAFTVKDINEAINYYKKKGIKFLSPEPQPTLEGGRMILFYGPSDELLQLVERVKL
- a CDS encoding NAD(P)H-dependent flavin oxidoreductase, yielding MKTRITEIFGIQYPIIQGGLAYLAYAELASAVSNAGGLGQITAATLGTPEKLREEIRKVRTMTDKPFGVNFAIARHDGKYKDLLEVAIKEKVPAISITGGNPQPVFERIKGENIKTLVLVSGVRQAQKAEELGADAIMAVGQEGGGHLGRDDIGTMVLIPRVVESVSIPVLASGGIGDGRGLLAAFALGAEGVEMGTRFIATQECVHANPVYKEALVKGKETDTVIIKKTLGTPGRVLESKYTSDIIEREHKGATYEDLKDMVSGKANCKYIYNGNEGEGFGWAGQVIGLINDVPTVQELFDEMISTAEQGKQRLISILETTKNC